Proteins co-encoded in one Cupriavidus taiwanensis genomic window:
- a CDS encoding aliphatic sulfonate ABC transporter substrate-binding protein yields MTPTHNARRRRLLAGAAAAAAAALPGVGRGQGLAALRIGYQKSSTLMILLKSRQTLEQALAPGGVAVQWYEFTSGLPLLEALNLGNIDLSADVADAVPPFALAAGAALTYYATETPSPQAQAIVVRADSPIREVAQLKGQRVAFAKGAGAHYLVLEALARAGLSIRDIEPAYLTPADARAAFERGSVAAWVIWDPFLAAVQRQSNARVLRDGEGLSSYRRFYLAATPFARAHAQVLEVVFDALRDAGDWVKRNPAEAARWHAPLIGLDAATVEAANARRSYAVRTVDAAALAEQQRIADAFAAQGILPRKVVVSASPVWRKA; encoded by the coding sequence ATGACCCCCACCCACAATGCCCGTCGCCGCCGGCTTCTGGCTGGAGCGGCTGCGGCCGCCGCCGCTGCGCTGCCTGGTGTCGGCCGCGGACAAGGGCTGGCCGCGCTGCGCATCGGCTACCAGAAGTCCTCCACGCTGATGATCCTGCTGAAATCGCGGCAGACGCTGGAACAAGCCCTGGCGCCCGGGGGCGTGGCGGTGCAATGGTATGAATTCACCTCGGGCTTGCCGCTGCTGGAAGCGCTGAACCTCGGCAATATCGACCTGAGTGCCGACGTGGCCGATGCGGTGCCCCCGTTCGCGCTGGCCGCAGGCGCGGCGCTCACGTATTACGCGACCGAGACCCCGTCGCCGCAGGCGCAGGCGATTGTGGTGCGAGCCGATTCGCCGATCCGCGAGGTGGCCCAGCTCAAGGGCCAGCGCGTGGCGTTTGCCAAGGGTGCCGGCGCGCACTACCTGGTGCTCGAAGCGCTGGCGCGCGCGGGACTGTCGATCCGCGATATCGAACCGGCCTACCTGACCCCGGCCGATGCGCGCGCGGCGTTCGAGCGCGGCAGCGTGGCGGCGTGGGTGATCTGGGACCCGTTCCTGGCCGCGGTGCAGCGCCAGTCCAATGCGCGCGTGCTGCGCGACGGCGAAGGGCTGTCCAGCTATCGCCGCTTTTACCTGGCAGCGACGCCGTTCGCGCGCGCGCATGCGCAGGTATTGGAGGTCGTGTTCGACGCGCTGCGCGACGCGGGCGACTGGGTCAAGCGCAATCCCGCCGAGGCCGCGCGCTGGCACGCGCCGCTGATCGGCCTGGATGCCGCCACGGTCGAGGCCGCGAACGCGCGACGCAGTTATGCGGTACGCACCGTCGACGCGGCCGCGCTGGCCGAGCAGCAGCGCATTGCCGATGCCTTCGCCGCGCAGGGCATCCTGCCGCGCAAGGTAGTGGTGTCGGCCTCGCCGGTCTGGCGCAAGGCGTAA